From the Sebastes fasciatus isolate fSebFas1 chromosome 3, fSebFas1.pri, whole genome shotgun sequence genome, one window contains:
- the LOC141765212 gene encoding uncharacterized protein LOC141765212 isoform X3, protein MMRRERGGEPRGGKLKGKGRKNGRNWRERRGWRMLRSSHCEQEEEAAGAASESDSEEEEEWTAVRPRNRCNPDSVPALVTTENKSNGQLPHRTSEEEPEWDVSSAFVANAASHIKLKTLKSSRGIQISRENKENEARSCQVESTDEMKRRGETLTVQGIQMFEQGQYSQAVDMFTEAIYCDPNDHRFYGNRSCCYWCLEQYPPALTDAQRSIQLAPDWPKGYFRKGCALMGLKRYSDAEAAMEQVLKLDQHCKEASSKLFTCRFLQLTELGFEEEQSKELLEKFTTVQAVINSSEAQTLKQDQSGSCRSLWVGNITLEVTEKEVWDLFKMFGEIESIRVLHERFCAFVNFKNANMAAEALEKLQGVELGSSKLVMRYPDRWIQRTLPPPIQRTNSSLGHNAAGTQQSSAATGSRRCVPVNGDECFFWRTTGCYYGDKCRFKHIPDQQGRDKKPWQP, encoded by the exons ggaagaggaagctgCTGGAGCGGCGTCAgagagtgacagtgaggaagaggaggaatggACCGCTGTTCGTCCCAGAAACAGATGCAACCCTGATTCAGTCCCTGCGCTGGTGACAACCGAGAACAAGAGCAACGGCCAGCTGCCCCACAGGACCTCGGAGGAG GAGCCAGAGTGGGATGTCAGCAGTGCGTTTGTGGCCAACGCCGCCAGCCACATCAAACTCAAAACCCTGAAGAGCAGCAGAGGGATCCAGATCTCCAGAGAGAACAAGGAGAACGAGGCCAGGAGCTGCCag GTGGAGAGCACAGATGAAatgaagaggaggggggagacCCTGACAG TTCAGGGCATCCAGATGTTCGAGCAAGGCCAGTACAGCCAGGCAGTGGACATGTTTACAGAAGCCATCTACTGTGACCCCAACGACCacag GTTCTATGGAAATCGCTCCTGCTGTTATTGGTGCCTGGAGCAGTACCCCCCCGCCCTAACAGACGCTCAGAGGTCCATTCAGCTGGCTCCTGATTGGCCGAAGGGATACTTCCGTAAGGGGTGCGCTCTGATGGGGTTAAAG CGGTACAGCGACGCGGAGGCGGCCATGGAGCAGGTGTTGAAGTTGGATCAGCACTGTAAGGAAGCGTCCAGTAAACTCTTCACCTGCCGCTTCCTGCAGCTCACG GAGTTGGGTTTTGAGGAAGAGCAGAGTAAAGAGCTGCTGGAGAAGTTCACCACCGTTCAGGCGGTCATCAACTCATCTGAGGCTCAAA CTCTGAAGCAGGACCAGAGTGG GAGTTGTCGCTCTCTGTGGGTCGGGAACATCACATTGGAAGTTACAGAGAAAGAAGTCTGggatctcttcaaaat GTTTGGTGAGATAGAGAGCATCCGTGTTCTTCATGAACGTTTCTGTGCCTTCGTCAACTTCAAGAACGCCAACATGGCTGCCGAAGCCCTGGAGAAGCTGCAG GGGGTGGAGCTGGGGAGCAGCAAGCTGGTGATGAGGTACCCAGACCGCTGGATCCAGCGCACCCTGCCCCCCCCCATACAGAGGACCAACAGCAGCCTCGGCCACAACGCTGCAGGAACACAGCAGAGCTCAGCTGCCACCGG GTCCAGACGGTGTGTACCAGTAAATGGAGACGAGTGCTTCTTCTGGCGGACCACAGGCTGTTACTATGGTGACAAGTGCCGCTTCAAACACATACCAGACCAACAAGGTCGAGACAAGAAACCATGGCAACCTTAA
- the LOC141765212 gene encoding uncharacterized protein LOC141765212 isoform X5, whose translation MEDASEQEEEAAGAASESDSEEEEEWTAVRPRNRCNPDSVPALVTTENKSNGQLPHRTSEEEPEWDVSSAFVANAASHIKLKTLKSSRGIQISRENKENEARSCQVESTDEMKRRGETLTVQGIQMFEQGQYSQAVDMFTEAIYCDPNDHRFYGNRSCCYWCLEQYPPALTDAQRSIQLAPDWPKGYFRKGCALMGLKRYSDAEAAMEQVLKLDQHCKEASSKLFTCRFLQLTELGFEEEQSKELLEKFTTVQAVINSSEAQTLKQDQSGSCRSLWVGNITLEVTEKEVWDLFKMFGEIESIRVLHERFCAFVNFKNANMAAEALEKLQGVELGSSKLVMRYPDRWIQRTLPPPIQRTNSSLGHNAAGTQQSSAATGSRRCVPVNGDECFFWRTTGCYYGDKCRFKHIPDQQGRDKKPWQP comes from the exons gaagaggaagctgCTGGAGCGGCGTCAgagagtgacagtgaggaagaggaggaatggACCGCTGTTCGTCCCAGAAACAGATGCAACCCTGATTCAGTCCCTGCGCTGGTGACAACCGAGAACAAGAGCAACGGCCAGCTGCCCCACAGGACCTCGGAGGAG GAGCCAGAGTGGGATGTCAGCAGTGCGTTTGTGGCCAACGCCGCCAGCCACATCAAACTCAAAACCCTGAAGAGCAGCAGAGGGATCCAGATCTCCAGAGAGAACAAGGAGAACGAGGCCAGGAGCTGCCag GTGGAGAGCACAGATGAAatgaagaggaggggggagacCCTGACAG TTCAGGGCATCCAGATGTTCGAGCAAGGCCAGTACAGCCAGGCAGTGGACATGTTTACAGAAGCCATCTACTGTGACCCCAACGACCacag GTTCTATGGAAATCGCTCCTGCTGTTATTGGTGCCTGGAGCAGTACCCCCCCGCCCTAACAGACGCTCAGAGGTCCATTCAGCTGGCTCCTGATTGGCCGAAGGGATACTTCCGTAAGGGGTGCGCTCTGATGGGGTTAAAG CGGTACAGCGACGCGGAGGCGGCCATGGAGCAGGTGTTGAAGTTGGATCAGCACTGTAAGGAAGCGTCCAGTAAACTCTTCACCTGCCGCTTCCTGCAGCTCACG GAGTTGGGTTTTGAGGAAGAGCAGAGTAAAGAGCTGCTGGAGAAGTTCACCACCGTTCAGGCGGTCATCAACTCATCTGAGGCTCAAA CTCTGAAGCAGGACCAGAGTGG GAGTTGTCGCTCTCTGTGGGTCGGGAACATCACATTGGAAGTTACAGAGAAAGAAGTCTGggatctcttcaaaat GTTTGGTGAGATAGAGAGCATCCGTGTTCTTCATGAACGTTTCTGTGCCTTCGTCAACTTCAAGAACGCCAACATGGCTGCCGAAGCCCTGGAGAAGCTGCAG GGGGTGGAGCTGGGGAGCAGCAAGCTGGTGATGAGGTACCCAGACCGCTGGATCCAGCGCACCCTGCCCCCCCCCATACAGAGGACCAACAGCAGCCTCGGCCACAACGCTGCAGGAACACAGCAGAGCTCAGCTGCCACCGG GTCCAGACGGTGTGTACCAGTAAATGGAGACGAGTGCTTCTTCTGGCGGACCACAGGCTGTTACTATGGTGACAAGTGCCGCTTCAAACACATACCAGACCAACAAGGTCGAGACAAGAAACCATGGCAACCTTAA